ATTGAGTGAAATGCTAACTCTACAGATATAATGTTAATTGAAATTTACAAGCCTTAAAGACATGCAGTTTTCACTTAAACGTTAGGACACAACTAGCATTGTAGAACATATAACTTGGACAATATGCAATTACAGGCAAATCACAACAAGATTTTGCAGTCATTTTAAATGAGACAACATCCCATATGCAGACATAATGTAATCTTTTTATCATTGACAAAGACCTCATAAAATGCACATGATTTATAATCaatgatgaaaagaaagaaagtttatctgaaaataaaataatacctCTGTAGTGCGTATAAAGACATTTAAAGCAATCTGTGTGTGTTGAATGTATCTGGAGATGCATTTATGAGTAAATTTTTCAGCCAGAGGGGTGGATCTTAGAATAACGCATTCTAGTGTAATTTTAAATgcgttcagagatgcatctctgaacatATGAAAGATATTTTTGGATTTTCAAGAGTGTGGAATGTACATATAAGGGTGGAAAGAGAAACCCTAAATATTTTAgtccaaatgaaaaataaaaagtcTCTTGCTTTGAAGACTCCATCCAGTATTAAAAGTATTAAAGGAGATATATTAATGATTTTGTGTTTTTTTCAGAAATGGTTGAGACCTATTTATGTCTAGAATTCTAACTATTTAAGTGTAATATTGATGTCTTATTGAatcaatgaaaattttaaaattttattttattttttttcctttacaACCTTGATCATTATCTTAGCCCTAATAATAAACTATCATTGGTGCTCTCATTCTTTGATTCAATTCCTCCCAAACCTACAAATTCAATCTTGCTCATATACACATTGATGATGCAATCAACCACACTTATCATAAGATTGATGAGAGATTTCAAGTTCCTAATCAAAATTTGGAACAAAAATAGAGGAATATCCATACTAGAATGAATAGTTAGCAACAAACTCTGGATTCTCGACATGAACTTGTTACGACTCTCCTCACAAAACTGATGGTTCAAAGTGGAATACAACAATCCACTATTACTCACATAGTAACAACATCTTCTTCGAGTATATCTCCCACCTCTCCATTTCCCCTAGTTATGGACCTGTTATTACACTTATTGTTTCACCCACTAACTCTATATTTACTCATGTTAGCCACCCTTACCCACACAACTACACACTCTAATAATCCTACTTACCCTAATTTTACTGCTACGTTGGAAAACACAAAAACAcaaccaccaccaccactctcATTCCTTCCCAAATCTTTATGGGATTCACCTACATCAATCTTCCAAATGTCTAAGCACGTCAATTTATATTATTCTCACTTCCCATCAATATCCTTCACCATAAATTCCTCAACATACTCAACAACCCCCATGTACAACTCTAAAATTGGAACTTGTTGTGTTTAATGGCTGAGACCCTTTAGAATGGTTATTTTAAGCataatatttttcttcaattttttatcaATTGCTCTTGAAAATCAAATATCATAGGTTATTTTTTATATGAAGGGTGAAGCTTTATGTTGGTTTAAATGGATGCACTATAATCATTTGCTATTAGATTGGTTTTCCATTACAAAAGCTTTAGAATTATAATTTGACCCATCAATTTAAGCTAATCATAGAGCACAATTAATTAAGTTGAAACAAACGAGTTACGTTGCTAAATTTGAAAAGTTGGGAAATCAAGTTGTAGAATGCCTCAAGAAgccttttttaattgttttatttatgcTCTAGCacctaaaattataaattaaatggaCATTCCCAGACCTTTCTCAATTCCTCAAGCAATTAACTTTGCAAAACTCATTGAAGTCAAAATTAAAGATGTCAAGCTCAAATTTCAAAaactcttctctacctctttcaaCCACACAAACCCTAGCTTCCAAATCCCACTTATTGCAAAATCCCAAAACATATCTTTGCCATAACATATTCCTAACAATAAACCACATCCACATCCCAACCACCTAAACTTTATGACTCAAAAGTATCAGACACATTTACGATAATTGGAGCAGAACAACTAGTAACTGAAAGGTTTAAGTATGAACTAGTGGAGGTTTCTATTCTAACAAAGAGAGAGGAACCACTGCTCCTAAAATCACTAGACAAGCTTATAGGGTGATAATTTATATGAGTCATAGCGATAATAAAGTCTGGAAATGAGAAAATGAGCTTAATAAAGTCTGGAAATGGTAATGAGAAAATGGTGCCCGTAGAGGACGAGAGCAAGTgaaaaaaataaatgttaaatGCAAAGTGAAAAAcgcttcttttcaaaagaaagaaAACGCTAAGGCTAAGGGATTATGGAAATGAAGAAAATCTTCTCTCATAAAAGAGGAAGTTGACTTTTAAGAGTGCCAAAAAATTCACCCAAAGAAATAGGAAACCCTTATATAAAGAAAATTCACTCAAAGAGAATGTAAAGTTAAAAATTAATGGTCAGATTTCACCTCGAAAATATAAACGAATTGAAGTGCACTCGAATGCCTTAGAGAAGATCACCAAACCTTAACCTACGAGCCTAAGGCTACATGCTTGAAAATCGACGAAACGTCTCAATGATGAGAAATGTATATAACGCGCATGTTCCCCATTACTGTTGCAACTGCCTCATGACCTTATCGCTTTTCCTCGTGGACGACTTTGAAGATATAAGACCTACCTTGAATTCAAAAGACTTCATGGCTGATGAAACATTTGACAAGTCTTGAAGGCAACTGTTTTGGGCCGTCAAAGGGCCAATACGGGCGACACCTAAGTGTTAAGTCTAACAGTGCAAAGTTCATTAAAATTATCCATCGTATATAATTGACACACGTGAGACGCAAGATACACTTTGTGATACCATACTTTAATTTCTCTCATTTTGGACTATATGTACCTAACTTGGGGGTTTAAATGCTAACCTTGAAAGTCCACTTCGCACTGTCGTATGAGAGACCCATACCACCGCTTAAGAGTCTGTCATCACCAATCAATCACAATTCTGATTCTAGTATGAAACCGAAGATATAGTTGAGAAATGGAAGATCCATACCACCGCTATCGTTGCTGCCGCCGTTCGTCTGAAGTGGCTCGATTAGTCGAATCGGGCTTGGCTAATCCATTGGTACCCGGAATggaaattttaattaattgatataaattttttaaatgtgTTGTTTTAAATGTTGCATTATTTGTGTTTGACCGAACCTCCCATGTTTTCCTTATTAACCAAGGCCACTTCCACTCCTCTCTCCCATTTTTCTCTCTATCTGGGTTCAGAGTTCCTCTCTATAAATAAAGGCCTTTGCACCTCATTTTCTCCACTCCATATTTCTGCATTAACCGAAATCTTTCTCCTCTCTCTTCTCGACGACTGAATTCATACTATATACGTCTAGTCTTTGTACCATCTGATGGTGCCTTTAGATCGATTACCTAATGTGCAGTAGTAATTGTAGTAGTAGTAATTGTACCGTTAAGAACCGAGTTGATTCATTCTGTAGGCGTTGTAGTTTATGTCCGTCTTGCACAATTTTAGATAGTGCCACGAAACTTCTTAAAGAAAAGGACTTAGTCCGCGATTCAATTTGGTAATTTTTTTCGGTGGCATATTTTCAAAAATGGTAAAACAAAAGAAGCATCCGTTGCACTGTGTTTGGTTTCATGATTTCAAGAAGACAGAGTAAGGATTTTCAATTTAAGCCTAAAATGAAGTGTGTAGAGATGAATAAGATGAAGTTATACACGTTGCAGAACTAAAACAAAATGTTCCATGCCATGCATCTAATGGACACATAAATTTTTTGGTGATGCAGTATGGTAATCAACGTACACATTTGCCAACTTAGAAGACAAACTTAGTAAAAAAACATGTAGGACTAATTCATTACAAACCTCTACCTTAAAACATCGCAAGCTGTGTTCGATCTTTTTAATCAAGTAACATAAAAACACAATTAACCTTCTATTTGcaaataaaattttgttatatATGTCACACAAATAATATTGAATTAAAAGATTAATGTACACAATCAAACCAGTGGACATCTTCATGTCACaaaggaaaaacaaaacaaaaacaaagtaaAAAATATCATATGATTTTTGTGCAACATATATATTGTGTTACAACATTGCCAAAAGTATTTGATTCCATGTATCAGGAACTCCGGGCAAACACCAATGTATACAATCCGCATTTTGCGGATTAGTCCTTTCTTCTTCGGTTAACAGTTTTCCTCCGGTTTCGGTATACACGTTAGAATGACCATCAATTCTGTATTCTGATATTTGTGTTATGTTGATGAATGTCACAGGaaccttcattttcttcacaactttcgcAACCACACTCATTATGCGTTTATCGGAGCCAGTTCCCCAATGCTTCTTCTTTTTCACTGGTTTCGTCTCGTTGAAGCATTTTTCGTCTTTCATGTTTCCCCAATCTTGGCTTCTGAGAAATGAAATATGAGTTGTTAGAATCTTGAACATATTACTCATAGTACTCAAAATAAACCAAGTGATAATTTTAAGGTCTAAAACCGAAATAAGTGTatattatagggactaaaaactaaAACGTTCATGACCTTGTGTGTGTAGGTGACATTGTTGTGAAGAAGATTTTGgttttgtttggattgatagtTGAATCAACCCAATTAGCCCATGTCTTCAAAGCTAACTTGTAAGCAACGGGTGTGTCGAATTCTTCGTATCCTTCATATCCATTGCCAAATGAACCCCATCTAAAATTTATTAACTTTATGTTAGAAATCATTCTCATCCATTCGGTTAAAGAGTAACAATCAACTGTATAAGTGACTGTTGAATGTTGATCATGGTCTTAAATTGCAGTCCGCAGACACAGACCCAATATAAAGGTTTTAGTGGTGTCTGCATCTggaaccgcaatttaaaaccatgatcaTGTATAACAAAAGATGAATGAGATGAACTTACAATGATTTAATGGTAGCACCACTCATCCACCATACATAGGTATTGAAAACAAGAATATCCACTCCTGTCCAATTTTTTGCTCTCTCTTTGATAGCATCCACTTTTATTATCCTTTTCTTTGTATCTCCAATGATGTTTATGTCAGTGTTGGACTCAACCAGATATGGAGCCCAATAGAATTCTATAGTAGCATTGTATTCCTGTAAAAACACATCCAACATAAgcatcagtgttttaaaaatcagaccggAGATCAATCAGTTGAGATCTTGTATCACGGTTTAATCGGTTCAACCTTTGAATACTAGTATGCATCAATACCTTGGCTTTGAAGACTGAATGAACAATCCCTCTTCTCATAGATTTCATCTTTTCCGGTATGATCCATTCTACCAAACATACAAAAGACTCCCATTGATTTCTTTGCAAGGAATCCCCTACAAATAATAGTCTTTTCCCTTGAAGCTTTTTAAGGGCCAACGCTGCAttgaaactataaaaaaaaatgtagGAGTTACAcaaaacaagttttgaaaaaaatcacAATTCAAACATGTTTGGATTGTAGAATTTACCTTGGCAAGGTACAATCTTCTGGCTGCCACTCCCAATGTTGGTAATCAAAATCTGTTCTACCATTTTTTACACAAGAAAACTGTCTGTCTATGTATGGACAAGTTATGTCAGTGTAGAGAGGCTTTATTGATTGGTTAAAAACCCATTTTCCATTAGCAATGTTGCATTCTTCTGTGTCAAATTCAAATCTGTCATCAATCCATGTTTCATTTACAATCTCTTCTTCAACTTTCTTTTCACCTGCTAGAACAATCAAAATATCAGACACATCATTACCAGGGCCGTCTCTGAAAGCGTGCAAGAAGAACTACTGCAGGGTTCAAATTTTGTCATAGTTAAACCGTGGCTAAATAAGACCTCTAATTATTTTTCCACGGTTGAACTGTGAATAACCTACACAGGCGTCCAAAAACTTAAGACGGTTCTGATCATTACAAATTTACCATAGAAATTTAAGATAGTTGTGGCATATGTGAAGTTATACTCACTTGGTTTTGGTTTGGTGTTCTTTCTAGGACAGGGTTTgttgaacttgaagatggaatTAGAAGAAAGAAAACTGAGTCTCTCAGCATACAAAACAGCAAAGAAAACAAGAACACCAATTGTGATGATAATGATAGGAAAAGGCACTTTTCCTCTATGAATCTTCATTATGCCAGAATGGATCATGAAGAGAAGAGTGAGAAGAAATCAGAATGAATTATTGGACAAAATTATGCAACAGAATGATGAAGACATTGTAGGAAAAAAAGGTTCAGAGAGGGAAGGTTTTATGCAATTTTTGAGTAGAAGTGAAGTTAAAGCATAGTATGactaaaaaaatgttaaaaaagataCTAGAGGGTAAGGAATGAGTTGAAAGGGTTACATCATGCTTTCTATATTTATCATGTGGGTAATATATATACTTTTAGAAGAATTGTTAGgttctcatctctctctctctctctctcttctatcACATGTTGAATATTCCATACATCTTTTTGAATCCTTTGTAGTATTTTGTAGTGGATATGTTATGATTCTTATGAGTGAATATTTGAGTTAGAGTATGAaacaatttgttttgaaaaatttgAATTTGCTTAAGTATTAAGAATGTAATCTTTTTAAAGTGTAATTATGtagatttttttgttgttgaaaagTTTCTAAGTTTGGAAATTTATTTATACCATTGGTGACATTATGTTCATTCATTAAGGTGCTTGTGTAAATTATACTCCTAAACttgaattttatattgttttttaaagGTGGAATCATGTAGATATATCGAATGTTGCTCTTTACAAAGATCTACCAAACTAGAATATATAGATGAATAATCATGTTTGGatgtcaagttttttttttttactgtaTATTGAATTTAAGTATGAATAGTTAAATCTTACAtggattaaaaataaatgaaatattagatatataagagaaaaaacaCATTCTCATTATCTTAGGGTCCATTTAGGAGTTGATTTTTCGAGGATTTTGGAGAGAAAGACTTTTGAAGGGTTGCATCTATATCTTAAAATGTGTTTGATatgtttgaaaagtttaaaaaacaatataattttatatgcTAATATTagtttattgttttttaaaatattttaaaatatcaaacacatttt
Above is a genomic segment from Vicia villosa cultivar HV-30 ecotype Madison, WI unplaced genomic scaffold, Vvil1.0 ctg.003588F_1_1, whole genome shotgun sequence containing:
- the LOC131641225 gene encoding protein trichome birefringence-like 3 isoform X1; protein product: MIHSGIMKIHRGKVPFPIIIITIGVLVFFAVLYAERLSFLSSNSIFKFNKPCPRKNTKPKPTGEKKVEEEIVNETWIDDRFEFDTEECNIANGKWVFNQSIKPLYTDITCPYIDRQFSCVKNGRTDFDYQHWEWQPEDCTLPSFNAALALKKLQGKRLLFVGDSLQRNQWESFVCLVEWIIPEKMKSMRRGIVHSVFKAKEYNATIEFYWAPYLVESNTDINIIGDTKKRIIKVDAIKERAKNWTGVDILVFNTYVWWMSGATIKSLWGSFGNGYEGYEEFDTPVAYKLALKTWANWVDSTINPNKTKIFFTTMSPTHTRSQDWGNMKDEKCFNETKPVKKKKHWGTGSDKRIMSVVAKVVKKMKVPVTFINITQISEYRIDGHSNVYTETGGKLLTEEERTNPQNADCIHWCLPGVPDTWNQILLAML
- the LOC131641225 gene encoding protein trichome birefringence-like 3 isoform X2, with translation MIHSGIMKIHRGKVPFPIIIITIGVLVFFAVLYAERLSFLSSNSIFKFNKPCPRKNTKPKPSEKKVEEEIVNETWIDDRFEFDTEECNIANGKWVFNQSIKPLYTDITCPYIDRQFSCVKNGRTDFDYQHWEWQPEDCTLPSFNAALALKKLQGKRLLFVGDSLQRNQWESFVCLVEWIIPEKMKSMRRGIVHSVFKAKEYNATIEFYWAPYLVESNTDINIIGDTKKRIIKVDAIKERAKNWTGVDILVFNTYVWWMSGATIKSLWGSFGNGYEGYEEFDTPVAYKLALKTWANWVDSTINPNKTKIFFTTMSPTHTRSQDWGNMKDEKCFNETKPVKKKKHWGTGSDKRIMSVVAKVVKKMKVPVTFINITQISEYRIDGHSNVYTETGGKLLTEEERTNPQNADCIHWCLPGVPDTWNQILLAML